The genomic interval CCCTGACTCCAAGTTCTGGAGCAGCTCGCGCGCGCGGCCCACGACCTCCGAGGGCAAGCCCGCGAGCTTCGCCACCTCGATGCCGTAGGAGCGGCTGGCGCCACCGGGAATCAGCTTGCGCAGGAAGATGACCTTGCCACCCTGCTCCTTGACGGCGATGCACAGGTTCTTCACCCGGGTCCGCTCGCGCGCCAGGTCCACCAGCTCATGATAGTGCGTGGCGAACAGCGTGCGTGCGCTCACGTGGTCGTGCAGGTGCTCCGCCACCGCCCACGCGATGGAGAGGCCGTCGAAGGTCGACGTGCCGCGGCCAATCTCATCCAGGATGATGAGGCTCTTGCGCGTGGCGTGGTGGAGGATGTGGCTGGTCTCGGTCATCTCCACCATGAAGGTGGACTGACCACGCGCCAGGTTGTCCGCCGCGCCCACGCGCGTGAAGATGCGATCACACAACCCGATGCGCGCCGACTTCGCGGGGACGAACGAGCCTGCCTGCGCCATCAGCGCCGTGAGCGCCACCTGCCGCATCACCGTGCTCTTGCCCGCCATGTTCGGACCGGTGATGACGAGCAACTGCGCGTCCTCCGGGTCCATGCGCACGTCGTTGGGGACGAAGGACTCGCCCGCGCTCAACATCCGCTCCACCACCGGGTGCCGGCCGGCGGTGATGCTCAGCACCTCGGAGTCGTCCACCTCCGGCCGCGTGTAGCCGTACTCGGAGGCACACCGCGCGAAGGACAACAGCGCGTCCGCCGCAGCCACCGCTTCGGCCGCGGAGCGGATGCGCGGCGCCGCCGCCGCCACCTTCGCACGAAGGTCCTCGAAGAGCTGGAGTTCCAGCGCGCACCGACGCTCCTCCGCCGTGAGGACCTGCTCCTCGTGCTCCTTCAGCTCCTGCGTGACGAAGCGCTCCGCGCCCACCGTGGTCTGCTTGCGGATGTAGTCCGCTGGCACCAGGTGGAGGTTCGACTTCGTCACCTCAAGGTAGTAGCCGAAGACCTTGTTGTAGCGGATCTTCAACGAGCCGATGCCGGTGCGCTCGCGCTCGCGCTGTTCAATCTTCAGCAGCACGTCCTTGCCGGACGTGGACAGCTCCACGAGCCTGTCCAGCTCCTCGTGGTAGCCCTGGCGGATGAGGCCGCCCTCCTTGAGCGTGACGGGAGGCTCGTCCACCACGGCGCGCGCCAGCAGGTCCGCCAGCTCCGGCAGCGCCGTCAGCGGGCCCGACAGCGACTGGAGCAGCGACGTCTGGCACCGGGCCAGCGCGGCCCCCAGGCGAGGGAGCTGCGACAGCGACACGCCCAGCGCGCGCAGGTCCCGCGCGTTGCCCGCGCCGAGCGACAGCCGGCCCGTCAACCGCTCGAGGTCCGCGACCTCCTTGAGGATGCCGCTCAGCTCCTCGCGCCAGACGCTGCGCGCGGACAACTCCTCCACCGCGTCCAGCCGCTCATGAATCTCCGGCAAGGACCCCAGCGGAGAAGCGAGCCAGCGCGCGAGCTTGCGCGCGCCCATGCTCGTCACCGTCCGGTCCAACACCCCCAGGAGCGAACCCTTGCGCCCGCCATCCCGCTGGGAGCGCAGCACCTCCAGGTTGGAGCGGGAGGACTCGTCCATCAGCAGACTGCCCGAGCGCGCCTGCCGGCTGAGCCGGTCGATGTGGGCCGCGGGCGTCTTCTGCGTGTCCTTCAGGTACCGCAGCGCCGCGCCGGCCGCGCCCGTGGCCATGGGCGCGTCATCCAGACCGAAGGCGGACAGCGACTGCACGGCGAAGTGCGAGCGCAGGAAGACCGCCGCGCGCGCCGGGTCGAACGAAGCGGCCTCGCTCTCCGCGATGGACGGCACGCGCGACAG from Myxococcus stipitatus carries:
- the mutS gene encoding DNA mismatch repair protein MutS, yielding MAVTQQTKAAKAAGVELPVDPTPDVGSEGEKASDGAGAREIASLTPMMRQYLEVKASHPDTVLFFRLGDFYEMFFEDAVKASEILQITLTARAKGADKVPMCGIPYHSSRRYIARLISEGLKVAICEQVEEAGSGPGIVRREVTRVITPGMVLDEEVLEPRDSNFLAAVCWSERGWGGALLEASTGEFLAVEASSAAELAESLSRVEPREILVAAGQRNAPEVAQLCARLSRVPSIAESEAASFDPARAAVFLRSHFAVQSLSAFGLDDAPMATGAAGAALRYLKDTQKTPAAHIDRLSRQARSGSLLMDESSRSNLEVLRSQRDGGRKGSLLGVLDRTVTSMGARKLARWLASPLGSLPEIHERLDAVEELSARSVWREELSGILKEVADLERLTGRLSLGAGNARDLRALGVSLSQLPRLGAALARCQTSLLQSLSGPLTALPELADLLARAVVDEPPVTLKEGGLIRQGYHEELDRLVELSTSGKDVLLKIEQRERERTGIGSLKIRYNKVFGYYLEVTKSNLHLVPADYIRKQTTVGAERFVTQELKEHEEQVLTAEERRCALELQLFEDLRAKVAAAAPRIRSAAEAVAAADALLSFARCASEYGYTRPEVDDSEVLSITAGRHPVVERMLSAGESFVPNDVRMDPEDAQLLVITGPNMAGKSTVMRQVALTALMAQAGSFVPAKSARIGLCDRIFTRVGAADNLARGQSTFMVEMTETSHILHHATRKSLIILDEIGRGTSTFDGLSIAWAVAEHLHDHVSARTLFATHYHELVDLARERTRVKNLCIAVKEQGGKVIFLRKLIPGGASRSYGIEVAKLAGLPSEVVGRARELLQNLESGELDDAGRPRVAVRQTPKRTSAPGQLGLFGDPTPVAPAAPALPASHLKALESLKSAAINNLTPLDALNLLARLQRELDPTQG